In Rutidosis leptorrhynchoides isolate AG116_Rl617_1_P2 chromosome 2, CSIRO_AGI_Rlap_v1, whole genome shotgun sequence, one genomic interval encodes:
- the LOC139889378 gene encoding uncharacterized protein — translation MPFGLKNAGATYQRLIDKAFEGQIGRNLEAYVDDLVIKSKTQEQILFNMEETFESLCKINMKLNPSKCSFGEREGKFLGYYVTEQGIQVNPKKITAIENMIALKTVKDVQSLTGKIAALTRFLSKAAERQLPFFRTFKGCLKQKNFVWTEEADKAFQEMKQLLATLPTLIAPVDGKILYLYISIANEAFGSVLVAERNKVQKPVYFVSKALAGSEINYAPIKKFIYVLVSTSRRLCRYFQGHPIHVLTDLPVKQVLSTPAVSGRLAKWAIELGAFEITYLLRTSVKGQVLASYLAEMTGELKVIHERTQLKPLQHEIWDLYTDGAPCIERAGAGLVLTSPSGEEHTYALRFNFDVTNNEAEYEALLAGLNVARKMNISQLRVYVDLQLVANQFNGSFEAHELSMQKYLKLLQEAAKKFEFFELSQVSRSQNKKADALSKLAALTFSHFQKQVWVEELPHKSIDGSPIVAAIEEVQPNWMDSIMHYFRNNTLPEDKKEARLVLERSPMYVIENDMLYRKSYLGPLMPCVGPAEAATIIEVVHSGSCALHSGYKTIAAKIMRIGYFWPTLYRDVAQIVKRCKSCQRHAPQNIKPRHDMIPINSPWPFYKWAIDIVGPFPPGAGNVKFLIVAIDYFTNWVEAKALRTITGV, via the coding sequence ATGCCTTTTGGACTCAAGAATGCGGGAGCAACTTATCAACGATTAATTGATAAGGCATTTGAAGGCCAAATAGGCCGTAATCTTGAAGCTTACGTTGATGATCTTGTCATAAAAAGCAAAACGCAAGAGCAAATTTTGTTTAATATGGAAGAAACATTTGAAAGTTTGTGCAAGATTAATATGAAATTGAATCCGTCTAAATGTAGCTTCGGAGAAAGAGAAGGCAAATTCCTGGGATATTATGTCACTGAGCAAGGCATCCAGGTTAATCCTAAGAAAATAACCGCAATTGAAAACATGATCGCACTCAAGACTGTCAAGGATGTGCAAAGTTTGACAGGAAAGATAGCGGCTTTGACTAGGTTTTTGTCTAAGGCTGCGGAAAGACAGTTGCCTTTTTTCCGTACATTTAAAGGGTGTTTGAAGCAGAAGAATTTTGTATGGACAGAAGAGGCAGATAAAGCATTTCAAGAAATGAAGCAGTTGCTTGCTACGCTACCTACATTGATTGCGCCCGTAGATGGCAAAATTTTATATCTTTATATTTCGATTGCAAATGAAGCATTTGGTTCAGTGCTTGTTGCGGAACGAAACAAAGTCCAGAAGCCAGTTTACTTTGTTAGCAAGGCGCTTgcgggaagtgaaataaactaCGCACCTATCAAAAAGTTTATTTACGTGTTGGTTTCGACATCAAGAAGGTTATGCAGATACTTTCAGGGTCATCCGATACATGTTTTAACTGACTTGCCGGTTAAACAAGTTTTGAGTACACCCGCGGTATCAGGAAGACTTGCCAAATGGGCAATCGAGTTAGGAGCATTTGAAATAACATATTTGCTGCGCACATCTGTAAAGGGCCAAGTTTTGGCAAGTTACCTTGCAGAAATGACGGGTGAGCTTAAAGTCATCCATGAAAGAACGCAATTAAAACCTCTTCAACATGAAATTTGGGATTTATATACAGATGGTGCGCCGTGTATTGAACGTGCAGGTGCGGGATTGGTATTAACAAGCCCGAGTGGTGAAGAACATACATACGCGCTGCGTTTTAATTTTGATGTAACAAATAACGAGGCTGAATATGAAGCACTGCTTGCGGGATTAAATGTGGCGCGTAAAATGAATATTTCACAGTTACGCGTATATGTAGATTTGCAGTTAGTGGCAAATCAATTTAATGGTTCGTTTGAAGCTCATGAGCTGTCAATGCAAAAGTATTTGAAACTTTTGCAGGAAGCCgcgaaaaaatttgaatttttcgaATTGTCACAAGTGTCAAGAAGTcaaaacaaaaaggcggatgcgTTGAGTAAGCTTGCTGCATTGACTTTTTCGCACTTTCAAAAGCAGGTATGGGTAGAAGAACTTCCCCATAAGTCTATTGATGGTAGTCCGATTGTTGCGGCTATAGAGGAAGTTCAACCGAATTGGATGGATTCTATAATGCACTATTTTCGCAATAATACACTACCAGAAGATAAGAAAGAAGCTCGATTAGTGCTAGAAAGATCACCTATGTATGTGATCGAGAATGATATGTTATATCGTAAGTCATATTTGGGACCATTAATGCCGTGTGTGGGACCCGCAGAGGCTGCAACAATTATTGAGGTGGTGCATAGTGGATCTTGTGCTCTTCATTCAGGTTACAAAACTATTGCGGCGAAAATAATGCGAATTGGTTACTTTTGGCCTACCCTGTATCGTGATGTTGCGCAAATAGTTAAAAGATGTAAAAGTTGTCAAAGGCATGCGCCGCAGAATATAAAACCAAGACACGATATGATCCCAATTAATTCACCATGGCCGTTTTATAAATGGGCCATTGATATTGTGGGACCATTCCCCCCAGGGGCAGGGAATGTAAAGTTTCTGATTGTGGCAATTGATTATTTTACTAACTGGGTAGAAGCTAAAGCTTTGCGCACAATAACTGGAGTATAA
- the LOC139892579 gene encoding probable protein S-acyltransferase 7, which translates to MYGVHPPNDSGHAAADPSADVIRNYQIWKGTNIFILGGRFVFGPDVNSVFLSIFLIVAPVIVFCVFVARKLLDKFNHHLGILVMVLAIVLTFYVITVLLLTSGRDPGIIPRNTHPPEPATVDQSTEVGSSQNAPQLRLPRVKEVVVNGLTVKVKYCDTCMLYRPPRCSHCSICDNCVERFDHHCPWVGQCIGLRNYRFFFMFVSSATLLCVYLFAFCWVYVIKIKNSEEISIWGALIKTPASILLIIYSFVCVWFVGGLTVFHLYLISTNQSTYENFRYRYDRTENPYNSGAIENFKEVFWRSIPPSKNDFRAVVQREPEMLPRGPRGGFVNSDIEKTPSDIEMGNRKPNEDNGSGRVDQYDQMSSVEGRTDRRSSWGRRSGNWDLTSDIASVASGLGDSNRIIEQGWSIDRSK; encoded by the exons ATGTATGGAGTACATCCGCCCAATGATTCCGGTCATGCCGCCGCCGATCCCTCCGCTGACGTCATCCGAAACTACCAAATCTGGAAAGGCACCAAC ATATTTATCCTAGGGGGAAGATTTGTATTTGGGCCAGATGTGAATTCAGTGTTCTTATCAATATTCCTAATTGTTGCACCAGTTATAGTTTTTTGTGTATTTGTAGCAAGAAAATTGCTTGATAAATTCAACCATCATCTTGGAATATTAGTTATGGTCCTTGCAATTGTTCTCACATTTTAT GTCATAACCGTTCTCCTACTAACTTCCGGAAGGGACCCGGGAATAATACCTCGTAATACGCACCCTCCCGAACCCGCAACTGTGGATCAAAGTACAGAAGTTGGGTCTAGTCAAAATGCTCCACAGTTACGTTTACCTCGCGTTAAAGAAGTTGTAGTCAACGGGTTGACTGTAAAGGTCAAGTATTGTGATACTTGTATGCTATATAGACCTCCTCGTTGCTCTCATTGTTCAATATGCGATAACTGTGTTGAACGGTTCGATCATCATTGTCCATGGGTCGGCCAATGTATTGGATTG CGTAATTACCGGTTCTTTTTCATGTTTGTGTCTTCAGCAACTTTGCTTTGTGTTTACTTGTTTGCATTCTGTTGGGTTTATGTGATAAAGATTAAGAACAGTGAGGAGATATCGATATGGGGTGCATTGATCAAAACCCCTGCATCAATTTTGCTGATAATATATTCTTTCGTATGCGTTTGGTTTGTCGGTGGCCTTACGGTTTTTCATTTATATCTCATCAGCACAAACCAG TCAACGTATGAAAATTTTCGCTACAGATATGATCGAACTGAAAATCCATATAACAGTGGAGCAATTGAAAATTTCAAGGAGGTGTTTTGGCGTAGCATTCCTCCAAGTAAGAACGATTTTAGGGCGGTGGTACAAAGAGAACCGGAAATGTTAcctcggggtccaaggggtggtttTGTAAATTCAGATATAGAGAAGACTCCAAGTGATATAGAAATGGGTAACAGGAAGCCCAATGAGGATAACGGGTCGGGTCGAGTTGACCAGTATGATCAAATGTCCTCTGTTGAAGGTCGAACTGATAGGCGGTCTAGCTGGGGAAGGAGAAGCGGAAACTGGGATTTGACGAGTGATATAGCGTCGGTTGCATCGGGTCTTGGAGACTCGAATCGGATCATTGAACAGGGTTGGTCAATTGACAGGTCAAAGTAG
- the LOC139892580 gene encoding mitochondrial import inner membrane translocase subunit TIM8-like yields the protein MDPSALNNPQLQQLITQEKEKAMANEMIAKLTSACWDKCITSTPGSKFSSSESSCLSNCAQRYLEMSMMILKRFQSQH from the exons ATGGATCCTTCAGCATTAAACAATCCACAATTACAGCAATTGATCACT CAAGAGAAAGAAAAAGCTATGGCGAATGAGATGATAGCAAAGCTAACAAGTGCATGCTGGGATAAGTGCATTACTAGTACTCCTGGAAGCAAGTTCAGTTCTAGTGAATCGAGTTGTCTCTCAAACTGCGCCCAGCGTTACCTGGAAATGAGCATGATGATACTTAAACGTTTCCAGTCGCAACATTAA
- the LOC139892581 gene encoding probable serine/threonine-protein kinase At1g54610, with product MGCVLGTRANSDLRSRSKTHRRNEDQSESQSTTSTQPRHNVEQVTSDRVRVEKKVRQNSDDVSVTDRRRLKSQLSLNTAPTWPEWLTAVAGDAIKDWAPRRANTFEKLDKIGQGTYSNVYKARDLVTGKIVALKKVRVDTLEPENVKFMAREILILKKLDHPNIIKLEGLVTSRMSSSLYLIFEYMEHDLSGLAAIQEFKFTEPQIKCFMKQLFSGLEHCHSNGVLHRDIKGSNLLIDNDGILKIADFGLASFYDPRNKQPMTSRVVTLWYRPPELLLGATSYGVGVDLWSAGCILAELLAGKPIMPGRTEVEQLHKIFKLCGSPTEEYWKRSHLPNATLFKPRQPYKRCTAETFKDFPPSSVPLLETLLSIDPDERGTANATLNSDFFNTEPYACEPSELPKYPPSKELDVKLRDEDARRQRGLSGKSHVVDGTKKTRTRDRVGRAVPAPEANAEIQSNLDRWRTNQATSKSKSEKFPPPHRDAAVVHPLDPSENGDALSFGAADDNSFTSSVFDTKSSRSVKEAGTIGGPSRRKHRRERSHTISSSKFIRGFFPTTISLNMDLRFKSKGTVFRNRR from the exons CCGACAAAACTCCGACGATGTTTCGGTGACTGACCGGCGCAGACTGAAATCGCAGTTAAGTCTGAATACCGCTCCGACTTGGCCGGAGTGGCTCACCGCCGTCGCTGGTGATGCAATCAAGGATTGGGCACCTCGCCGTGCTAATACTTTTGAAAAGCTTGATAAg ATTGGGCAAGGGACATATAGCAATGTATATAAAGCTAGGGATTTGGTAACAGGGAAAATAGTTGCTTTAAAGAAAGTTAGAGTTGATACTTTAGAGCCAGAAAATGTAAAGTTTATGGCAAGAGAGATACTTATATTGAAAAAGCTTGATCATCCTAATATTATTAAGCTCGAAGGATTGGTTACGTCAAGAATGTCTTCAAGTCTCTACCTCATTTTCGAATACATGGAACACGATCTTTCTGGACTTGCTGCTATTCAAGAATTCAAATTTACCGAACCTCAG ATCAAGTGCTTTATGAAACAGTTATTTTCCGGGCTTGAACATTGTCATAGTAACGGTGTGTTGCACCGAGATATAAAGGGATCTAATTTGTTGATTGATAATGATGGGATACTTAAGATAGCAGATTTTGGTCTGGCTTCGTTTTATGATCCACGAAATAAGCAACCAATGACTAGCCGTGTTGTTACTCTATGGTACCGACCTCCCGAGCTACTTCTTGGGGCCACTTCTTATGGTGTTGGTGTTGACCTGTGGAGTGCGGGTTGCATTTTGGCTGAGCTTCTTGCGGGTAAACCAATTATGCCTGGTCGCACAGAG GTTGAACAACTACACAAGATATTTAAGTTATGTGGTTCACCAACGGAGGAGTATTGGAAGAGGTCGCATTTGCCAAATGCCACTCTGTTTAAGCCACGTCAGCCGTACAAACGATGTACGGCAGAAACTTTTAAGGATTTTCCACCTTCGTCTGTTCCTTTATTAGAGACTCTTCTTTCGATTGATCCTGATGAACGCGGTACTGCCAATGCAACCCTTAACAGTGAT TTCTTCAATACTGAACCGTATGCTTGTGAGCCATCAGAATTACCAAAATATCCTCCTAGTAAAGAGTTGGATGTTAAATTGAGGGATGAAGACGCCAGAAG ACAAAGAGGTTTGAGCGGGAAGTCTCATGTCGTTGATGGAACCAAAAAAACAAGAACCCGTGATCGTGTTGGTCGAGCAGTTCCTGCTCCAGAGGCAAATGCGGAGATCCAATCCAACTTGGAT AGATGGAGAACTAATCAAGCAACTTCCAAAAGCAAAAGTGAGAAATTCCCGCCTCCCCATCGGGATGCAGCTGTCGTGCATCCTCTCGATCCATCCGAGAACGGTGATGCGCTTTCTTTCGGTGCAGCCGATGACAATTCATTTACTTCGTCTGTTTTTGATACAAAATCTTCAAGATCAGTGAAAGAAGCCGGGACCATTGGTGGGCCATCAAGGAGAAAACATAGAAGGGAACGATCCCATACAATTTCATCTAGTAAGTTCATTCGGGGCTTCTTTCCAACTACCATTAGTCTAAATATGGATCTAAGATTCAAAAGTAAAGGAACAGTTTTTCGCAATCGTAGGTAG